The following is a genomic window from Pseudomonadota bacterium.
CAACCGCCGCGTCGCCCGGATGACGCCTGTGAGCGTCGTGCGCCCTCTCGCCGATATGGGAATGCCCCCTCGCTCCCCCGTGAGCCTCGGCGTGCGCCTTTGCATGTGCATGCGCCTGAGGCGACGGCTCGCCGCGATGATGAGGCCGCGGCATCGGTTGAACCGCTCCCGGTTCGGCCCCGGCGTGTTTTTCCTTCATGCCGTGGCGCTTCATGAACTCGTGCACGATGAACGATGCGACCTGGGACGGCCTCGTGCCGGGGCCGAAGCCCGCGTCGAAGCCGAGCTTCAGCGCGTGTGCGTGGTCGAGCCTGGGGCCGCCGATGATGACGATAAGCTCCCTCTTGAGCCTCTTGTCCCCCTTGATGAGCTCGTGGAGGTCCTTGAGGTTGTGTATGTGGCTGTCCCTCTGGGTCACGACCTGCGAAACGAGCATGGCGTCCGCGCCGAGCTCCACCGCCTTGTCTATGAGGCTCGCATTCGAGAGCTGGCTGCGCAGGTTCACCGCCTTGA
Proteins encoded in this region:
- a CDS encoding cobalamin-dependent protein (Presence of a B(12) (cobalamin)-binding domain implies dependence on cobalamin itself, in one of its several forms, or in some unusual lineages, dependence on a cobalamin-like analog.); the encoded protein is MLKVNPKKLRPYGDRLDDGQMQLSFTLPVAASPEAREAARRYVEGLGLRDVSICAMDPMGSSFAYFVAYGRAQHTIDITKIIVPKVEVPLMKYEDLVAYMSRNIERPIVVIGACTGSDAHTVGIDAIMNMKGFAHDYGLERYPLFKAVNLRSQLSNASLIDKAVELGADAMLVSQVVTQRDSHIHNLKDLHELIKGDKRLKRELIVIIGGPRLDHAHALKLGFDAGFGPGTRPSQVASFIVHEFMKRHGMKEKHAGAEPGAVQPMPRPHHRGEPSPQAHAHAKAHAEAHGGARGHSHIGERAHDAHRRHPGDAAV